One segment of Corynebacterium caspium DSM 44850 DNA contains the following:
- a CDS encoding GNAT family N-acetyltransferase has translation MLNLWSRKLRPSVKSPHEAHPGWPEATVFRQVGRHKVRLRPLLFSDGKAWRYQRLLDESYLRPVEPMLPRDWHSAHTPSAWWQYFQALRSAAFKGLVLPLAIEVDGHFAGQLTLDNVQRGAVSGCEIGYWVYSAVAGRGIGTAACSLGVDHAFGRVGVHRISATYMPENRASGKILRANGFREEGYLQRNLLIDGQWRDHILMAITLD, from the coding sequence ATGCTTAATCTGTGGAGTCGCAAGCTGCGACCTTCAGTTAAATCACCGCACGAAGCCCACCCAGGATGGCCAGAGGCTACGGTTTTTCGGCAAGTGGGTAGACATAAAGTACGTTTGCGTCCACTACTGTTTTCTGATGGTAAAGCCTGGCGGTATCAAAGGCTGCTAGATGAGAGTTATTTGCGCCCTGTGGAGCCTATGTTGCCTCGTGATTGGCATAGTGCACATACCCCAAGTGCTTGGTGGCAGTATTTTCAAGCTTTGCGTAGTGCTGCTTTTAAAGGGCTAGTTTTACCACTGGCTATCGAGGTAGATGGGCATTTTGCTGGACAATTAACTTTGGATAATGTGCAGCGCGGGGCAGTTTCTGGGTGTGAAATCGGCTATTGGGTGTATTCAGCGGTAGCTGGGCGCGGGATCGGTACTGCTGCCTGTAGTTTAGGGGTGGATCATGCTTTTGGCCGAGTGGGGGTGCATCGGATTAGTGCCACTTATATGCCGGAAAACCGGGCATCGGGCAAAATTTTGCGAGCCAATGGCTTTCGTGAAGAAGGATATTTACAGCGAAATTTGCTTATAGATGGCCAATGGCGAGATCATATTCTAATGGCCATAACGCTAGATTAA
- the mscL gene encoding large conductance mechanosensitive channel protein MscL: MLKGFRDFILRGNVIELAVAVVMGTAFTAIVTSFSEHLISPLIAAVGGNPDVGLGIHIIAGNDATYLDFGAVISSAINFLIIASIVYFVLILPMNKINELQEKRKKVTDADSAEEPAEVAPIEVQLLAEIRDLLKTQQS; this comes from the coding sequence ATCTTGAAGGGTTTTAGAGACTTTATTCTAAGAGGAAATGTTATCGAGCTAGCAGTAGCTGTGGTAATGGGCACCGCATTTACTGCCATTGTTACCTCTTTTTCAGAACACCTGATCAGCCCCCTGATTGCCGCTGTGGGCGGAAATCCAGATGTGGGTTTAGGAATCCACATTATTGCCGGTAATGACGCTACTTACCTAGATTTTGGGGCAGTAATTAGCTCTGCTATTAACTTCCTAATTATCGCCTCTATTGTTTATTTCGTACTTATTTTGCCTATGAATAAAATCAATGAGCTCCAGGAAAAGCGTAAAAAGGTAACCGATGCGGATTCCGCTGAAGAACCCGCAGAGGTCGCCCCTATTGAAGTACAACTGCTGGCAGAGATTCGTGATCTCCTAAAAACCCAACAAAGCTAA
- the sepX gene encoding divisome protein SepX/GlpR, translated as MTGGLIMFLIIVVWLIVLAPLLLRGQKPIRRVGEGIEETRVVFAAGTQLPPTSYPHLRSSTVITETAPKFNAATPEDYEDYEVVDVLIEDEEPRLFTKRHRVSEVDIVDGDIVHELPAVAEEHEEIEVEIAEGAYEFDSSYVDSADLLHPAGEPTVAEFVSVDAETTETNDATEAVSEASLDSEDAEPELTPADLEFAAKRARRGGWDPQADAKKTLNRYQRRTRTLLAMAGVTIVGLVVAFLVGDWTWWIPAVSTAAIALYLTALRQQVRDEKELRARRIRQLRRARLGVRNQADADLPLPRQFRHPGAVVLDIDDESPDFEHLAIHHPVDEDDVLRAG; from the coding sequence GTGACCGGTGGTCTCATCATGTTCCTGATCATCGTGGTCTGGCTGATAGTGCTTGCACCGCTGCTTTTGCGCGGCCAAAAGCCTATTCGTCGAGTTGGTGAAGGAATAGAAGAAACCAGGGTAGTTTTTGCCGCGGGCACCCAGCTACCTCCTACTTCATATCCCCATCTGCGTTCCAGCACGGTTATTACTGAAACTGCCCCAAAATTTAATGCGGCAACCCCCGAAGATTATGAAGATTATGAAGTAGTCGATGTTTTAATCGAAGACGAAGAACCGCGACTATTTACCAAAAGGCACCGAGTTTCTGAGGTAGATATCGTCGATGGCGATATTGTGCACGAACTTCCAGCGGTAGCAGAAGAACATGAAGAAATCGAAGTAGAAATCGCAGAAGGTGCCTATGAATTCGATTCTTCCTATGTTGATTCTGCTGACCTGCTGCACCCAGCCGGGGAACCAACTGTTGCAGAATTCGTATCGGTAGATGCAGAAACTACTGAAACTAACGACGCTACCGAAGCTGTTTCTGAGGCCTCCTTGGACTCTGAGGATGCAGAACCAGAACTAACCCCAGCTGATCTGGAATTTGCAGCTAAGCGCGCGCGTCGCGGTGGGTGGGATCCACAAGCTGATGCGAAAAAGACCTTAAACCGCTACCAGCGGCGCACCCGAACTTTGCTAGCCATGGCTGGCGTGACAATAGTCGGGTTAGTAGTGGCATTCCTGGTAGGGGATTGGACCTGGTGGATTCCGGCAGTATCAACAGCGGCTATAGCTTTATATCTAACGGCATTGCGCCAGCAGGTTCGCGATGAAAAAGAGTTGCGTGCCCGCCGGATTCGGCAATTACGTCGTGCGCGCTTAGGGGTGCGTAACCAAGCAGATGCAGATCTTCCGTTGCCCCGCCAATTCCGCCATCCTGGTGCGGTGGTCTTAGATATAGATGATGAATCTCCTGATTTCGAACACTTGGCGATACACCACCCAGTGGACGAGGATGACGTATTACGTGCTGGTTAG
- the glp gene encoding molybdotransferase-like divisome protein Glp codes for MRSVDEQLKLVTGAAVHPEPVRISIVDALGLMCAEEVHAAASLPGFSQAAIDGYAVRAVDVGGERGLGNSPVTPLEKSLPVVGEIAAGSQQPLRLQPRQAMRVHTGAPLPTLADAVLPLSWSDRGRKRVVPSRAVRSGEFVRKAGDDISKGDIVVSAGAVLGPSHIGLLAAAGRSKVLVYPRPRVSIISVGPELVDVNRQPSLGQVYDVNSYSLAAAAREAGADAHRVGIAAGEPRKLREIIETQLIRSELIIISGAVGGSSSQYVRDILQQLGDIDTSRVALHPGSVQGFGLLGPNQIPVFLTPANPVSTLVIFEVFIRPLIRSCLGKRNVQRRVVRARALNHVNSRIGRRGYIRSRLMRDAHTQDYLVEGLGGATGAPAHLLAGLAEANAMIRIPEDVSEIRPGDIVDVLFLAAGR; via the coding sequence ATGCGTTCTGTCGATGAACAGCTAAAACTTGTTACCGGAGCCGCCGTGCATCCGGAACCTGTGCGTATCTCAATTGTGGATGCGCTTGGTTTGATGTGTGCGGAGGAAGTTCATGCAGCTGCTTCCTTACCTGGGTTTAGCCAGGCAGCGATTGACGGTTATGCCGTTAGGGCAGTAGACGTCGGCGGAGAGCGCGGTTTGGGTAATTCCCCGGTAACCCCGCTGGAAAAATCGCTTCCAGTAGTAGGCGAAATTGCTGCCGGATCCCAACAGCCGTTGCGATTACAGCCGCGCCAAGCTATGCGCGTCCATACCGGCGCTCCTTTGCCTACTTTGGCGGATGCAGTTTTACCGCTGTCATGGTCAGATCGAGGCCGCAAAAGGGTAGTCCCTTCCAGGGCTGTGCGCTCTGGGGAATTTGTGCGCAAAGCTGGCGATGATATTTCTAAAGGAGATATCGTAGTTTCTGCAGGAGCAGTATTAGGGCCCTCACATATTGGGCTATTGGCTGCTGCGGGGCGCTCAAAAGTGCTAGTTTATCCGCGCCCGCGGGTATCCATTATTTCAGTGGGCCCAGAGCTAGTAGATGTGAATCGCCAACCTTCTTTGGGCCAGGTTTATGATGTTAATTCATATTCTTTAGCAGCTGCTGCCCGTGAAGCTGGTGCCGATGCACACCGCGTTGGCATTGCGGCCGGGGAACCTCGTAAATTACGCGAAATCATCGAAACCCAGCTTATTCGCAGTGAACTTATTATTATTTCCGGTGCTGTGGGCGGTTCAAGTTCGCAATATGTGCGCGATATTTTGCAGCAATTAGGCGATATTGATACTTCCCGCGTAGCTCTGCACCCAGGTTCGGTACAAGGTTTTGGGCTTTTGGGGCCAAACCAGATTCCGGTATTTTTAACCCCTGCTAATCCGGTAAGTACCCTGGTTATTTTTGAGGTCTTTATTCGGCCGCTAATTCGCAGTTGTTTAGGAAAACGCAATGTGCAGCGCCGCGTAGTGCGTGCTCGGGCTTTAAATCACGTTAATTCTCGTATTGGGCGCCGCGGCTATATCCGTTCCCGGCTCATGCGTGATGCGCATACTCAAGACTATTTAGTTGAAGGCTTAGGAGGGGCTACTGGAGCACCGGCGCATCTTTTAGCTGGGTTGGCTGAAGCTAATGCCATGATTCGAATTCCTGAGGATGTTTCGGAAATTCGTCCTGGCGATATAGTTGATGTGCTCTTTTTGGCAGCTGGCCGTTAA
- a CDS encoding VaFE repeat-containing surface-anchored protein has protein sequence MSSLVSAQTADQKSGKFIGYKISNEYGQDASTYGIFAENYYLKVKNGASKGSIAFCLENSAPVPGDPTEGYPPVEYSYDGDMFKNPEVTRKVKRIMWAGFPHNQKNIKGSAADVDFRAATQGAIWTFTDNLTPNNGDKLDLVKNNEVRPLYDKLVEFANSNEPTPEITLHVFKTQDTHYRSGKKFQTLATIDFPVETPPAPSGEGASLATTVGVGAKTASTGAALELVSGATVRTDVVDTVRYTGLVKGAAYTLTGELMDVTDAASARQVAAATVKFTATEANGTQTVMFNNVNLEPGRKYVVFEEAVSDNAVIDPRQDGNKTKHTVTHKNADDKAQTVVVNRPGPSGEGASLATTVGVGNKTASDAAALELVSGATMPTNVVDTVRYTGLVKGAAYTLTGELMDVTDAASARKVAAATVKFTAPEANGTQTVMFNNVNLEPGRKYVVFEEAVSDNAVIDPRQDGNKTKQTVTHKDPQDKAQTVVVNRPGPSGEGASLATTVGVGAKTASTGAALELVSGATVRTDVVDTVRYTGLVKGAAYTLTGELMDVTDAAAARKVAAATVKFTAPEANGTQTVTFNNVDLEPGRKYVVFEEAVSDNAVIDPRQDGNKTKQTVTHKDPQDKAQTVVVNRPGPSGEGAKLSTTVLVDGQAGTAETPATLISDKQKTLDVVDTVIYEGLILGSPYVLTGKLMDVTDTTAQPKEIMTASMNFTPTKAKDFTTVTFKGVQLEPGHKYVVFEEAVSEDTIIDQAQNGFYTVHRISHADATDKAQTVVVVKPGPSGVGAKLATTVTADGKSGAADAPAVLVTETSVTKPVTDTVNYEGLIVDATYVLSGRLMDITNGADEAKAVEIATAKKEFTPNAANGVETIDFSAVELMPGHTYVVFEEAVSKEAVVDLKQNGVLTIHKVTHADANDKAQTIVVVKPGPSGQGAALATTVGVDGKSASKIAELKVVSPNTVIRTVIDTVTYTGLIKDEEYILTGRLMDVTNGTDVATAIEVAKATTIFPAETEDGMIEVTFENVPLEPGKKYVVFEEAVSVEKIVDLDQDGNRTEHTITHEDPTDKAQTVVVVKPGPEGKDALLATTVSVDGKPASAAAPLQIVSGTSITTDVVDTVDYQGLIAGASYVLTGRLMDVTDLANNAKPAEIAQAKIEFVAEQDQGSTTVTFKDVKLEPGRKYVVFENAISKDLVIDPKQDGVMTNHEVSHENPDDKAQTVVVTKPGPEGKDALLATTVSVDGKPASVAAPLQIVSGTSITTDVVDTVDYQGLVAGASYVLTGRLMDVTDNAANPTEIAQATAEFVADKDKGSTTVTFTSVKLEPGRKYVVFENAISKDEVIDPKQDGVLTKHEVSHENPNDKAQTVVVKKPAPETPGTTTPNIPTPGIPSTTTPRIPSPENPNTSAPRTPAPTPAPQANEAKKGLANTGADVGGLFLLGLGLIGGGFALRRRGNATK, from the coding sequence ATGTCTTCTTTGGTATCTGCACAAACTGCAGACCAAAAAAGCGGTAAGTTCATCGGATATAAAATCTCGAATGAATATGGTCAAGATGCAAGCACTTATGGCATTTTCGCTGAAAATTACTATCTAAAGGTAAAGAACGGCGCCTCTAAAGGTAGTATTGCTTTCTGTTTAGAGAACTCAGCTCCGGTTCCAGGTGATCCCACTGAAGGGTATCCACCGGTTGAATATTCTTACGACGGAGATATGTTTAAAAACCCTGAGGTAACTAGAAAAGTTAAAAGGATTATGTGGGCGGGTTTCCCTCATAACCAAAAAAACATTAAAGGTAGCGCAGCGGATGTTGATTTTAGGGCTGCAACACAGGGTGCAATATGGACCTTTACTGATAATCTAACTCCAAATAATGGCGATAAGCTTGATTTAGTCAAAAATAATGAAGTTAGACCTTTGTACGATAAATTGGTCGAATTTGCTAATAGCAATGAACCAACTCCCGAAATAACATTGCATGTTTTCAAGACTCAAGACACGCATTATCGAAGCGGTAAAAAATTCCAAACTCTTGCAACAATTGACTTCCCCGTAGAGACGCCCCCTGCTCCTTCGGGTGAGGGTGCTTCTTTGGCTACGACTGTTGGTGTTGGTGCGAAGACTGCTTCCACTGGTGCTGCGTTGGAGCTTGTGTCTGGTGCAACGGTTCGGACTGATGTTGTTGACACGGTTAGGTATACCGGGCTGGTTAAAGGTGCGGCTTATACGTTAACTGGTGAGTTGATGGATGTTACTGACGCTGCTTCGGCGCGACAGGTTGCTGCTGCTACGGTGAAGTTCACTGCTACTGAGGCTAATGGCACTCAGACGGTGATGTTTAATAACGTTAATCTTGAGCCTGGTCGTAAGTATGTGGTGTTTGAAGAAGCTGTTTCTGATAATGCTGTTATTGATCCAAGGCAAGACGGTAATAAGACTAAGCACACGGTTACGCATAAGAATGCTGATGATAAAGCGCAGACTGTTGTAGTTAATAGGCCTGGCCCTTCGGGTGAGGGTGCTTCTTTGGCTACTACTGTTGGTGTTGGTAATAAGACTGCGTCTGATGCTGCTGCGTTGGAGCTTGTGTCTGGTGCAACGATGCCGACTAATGTTGTTGACACGGTTAGGTATACCGGGCTGGTTAAAGGTGCGGCTTATACGTTAACTGGTGAGTTGATGGATGTTACTGACGCTGCTTCGGCGCGAAAGGTTGCTGCTGCTACGGTGAAGTTCACTGCTCCTGAGGCTAATGGCACTCAGACGGTGATGTTTAATAACGTTAATCTTGAGCCTGGTCGTAAGTATGTGGTGTTTGAAGAAGCTGTTTCTGATAATGCTGTTATTGATCCAAGGCAAGACGGTAATAAGACTAAGCAAACAGTTACGCATAAAGATCCTCAGGATAAGGCGCAGACTGTTGTAGTTAATAGGCCTGGCCCGTCAGGTGAGGGTGCTTCTTTGGCTACGACTGTTGGTGTTGGTGCGAAGACTGCTTCCACTGGTGCTGCGTTGGAGCTTGTGTCTGGTGCAACGGTTCGGACTGATGTTGTTGACACGGTTAGGTATACCGGGCTGGTTAAAGGTGCGGCTTATACGTTAACTGGTGAGTTGATGGATGTTACTGACGCTGCTGCGGCGCGAAAGGTTGCTGCTGCTACGGTGAAGTTCACTGCTCCTGAGGCTAATGGCACTCAGACGGTGACGTTCAATAACGTTGATCTTGAGCCTGGTCGTAAGTATGTGGTGTTTGAAGAAGCTGTTTCTGATAATGCTGTTATTGATCCAAGGCAAGACGGTAATAAGACTAAGCAAACAGTTACGCATAAAGATCCTCAGGATAAGGCGCAGACTGTTGTAGTTAATAGGCCTGGCCCGTCAGGTGAAGGCGCGAAGCTGTCGACTACCGTACTTGTTGACGGCCAAGCTGGTACCGCAGAAACCCCTGCAACTTTGATATCGGATAAACAGAAGACTCTTGATGTTGTCGATACCGTTATATATGAAGGCCTTATCCTTGGATCTCCATATGTGTTGACCGGTAAGTTGATGGATGTTACTGATACCACTGCTCAACCAAAAGAGATTATGACTGCGTCGATGAATTTCACGCCTACCAAGGCGAAGGATTTCACAACGGTAACGTTCAAGGGTGTTCAGCTGGAACCAGGCCATAAGTATGTAGTCTTCGAAGAAGCTGTTTCTGAAGATACGATCATTGACCAGGCCCAGAATGGTTTCTATACCGTTCATAGGATCTCCCACGCTGATGCCACCGATAAAGCGCAGACCGTAGTAGTGGTCAAACCTGGACCTTCAGGTGTTGGTGCTAAGTTGGCTACCACCGTAACCGCTGATGGCAAGTCTGGTGCTGCTGATGCTCCGGCAGTTTTGGTAACAGAAACCTCTGTGACCAAGCCTGTTACCGATACCGTTAACTATGAGGGTCTCATCGTAGATGCTACCTACGTACTCTCCGGTCGCTTGATGGATATAACCAACGGTGCTGATGAGGCTAAGGCAGTTGAAATTGCAACTGCTAAAAAGGAATTTACGCCCAACGCTGCAAATGGCGTTGAGACGATTGATTTCTCTGCGGTTGAACTCATGCCCGGCCATACCTATGTGGTCTTTGAGGAAGCTGTTTCCAAGGAAGCAGTTGTTGATCTGAAGCAAAACGGCGTCCTGACCATTCATAAGGTCACCCACGCTGATGCTAACGATAAAGCGCAGACCATAGTAGTGGTCAAGCCTGGACCTTCCGGTCAGGGTGCTGCACTAGCTACCACCGTTGGCGTTGACGGAAAGTCTGCCTCCAAGATTGCCGAACTGAAAGTAGTTTCACCTAATACGGTAATCCGTACTGTTATCGACACAGTGACCTATACCGGTCTCATCAAAGACGAAGAGTATATACTGACTGGTCGTTTGATGGATGTCACCAACGGTACAGATGTGGCCACAGCGATTGAAGTCGCCAAAGCTACGACGATATTCCCAGCTGAAACTGAAGACGGCATGATCGAAGTGACATTTGAGAATGTTCCATTGGAGCCAGGTAAGAAGTACGTGGTCTTCGAAGAAGCAGTTTCTGTGGAGAAGATCGTCGACCTAGATCAAGACGGCAACCGTACCGAACACACGATTACCCACGAGGATCCCACCGATAAAGCTCAGACCGTAGTAGTGGTAAAGCCTGGTCCTGAAGGTAAGGATGCATTGCTTGCAACGACAGTTTCTGTCGATGGTAAGCCTGCTTCTGCGGCTGCTCCTTTGCAGATAGTTTCTGGTACTTCGATTACTACCGATGTTGTTGACACGGTTGATTACCAGGGTCTAATTGCTGGTGCTAGCTACGTGCTGACTGGTCGTTTGATGGATGTCACTGACCTTGCCAATAACGCGAAGCCAGCTGAGATCGCCCAGGCCAAGATCGAATTCGTAGCCGAACAAGATCAAGGCAGCACCACAGTAACGTTCAAAGACGTTAAGTTGGAGCCGGGTCGTAAATATGTGGTCTTTGAAAATGCTATCTCCAAGGACCTCGTTATCGATCCGAAACAAGACGGCGTCATGACTAATCACGAGGTCTCCCATGAGAATCCAGATGATAAGGCCCAGACCGTTGTAGTAACTAAGCCTGGTCCTGAAGGTAAAGATGCATTGCTTGCAACGACAGTTTCTGTCGATGGTAAGCCTGCTTCTGTGGCTGCTCCTTTGCAGATAGTTTCTGGTACTTCGATTACTACCGATGTTGTTGATACGGTTGATTACCAGGGTCTAGTTGCTGGTGCTAGCTACGTGCTGACTGGTCGTTTGATGGATGTCACCGATAATGCTGCCAACCCCACCGAAATCGCTCAAGCTACCGCAGAATTTGTAGCCGATAAGGATAAAGGCAGCACCACGGTAACGTTCACCAGCGTTAAGTTAGAGCCGGGTCGTAAATATGTGGTCTTTGAAAATGCTATCTCTAAGGATGAAGTAATTGATCCCAAGCAAGACGGCGTGCTCACCAAGCACGAAGTTTCGCATGAGAATCCAAATGATAAGGCCCAGACCGTTGTAGTGAAGAAACCTGCTCCAGAAACCCCTGGAACAACCACTCCAAATATTCCCACTCCGGGAATTCCTAGCACTACAACCCCCCGGATTCCTAGCCCCGAGAACCCCAATACCTCGGCGCCACGGACTCCTGCTCCCACACCTGCCCCGCAGGCAAATGAAGCCAAGAAAGGTCTTGCAAATACCGGCGCCGATGTCGGTGGTTTGTTCCTCCTTGGATTAGGACTCATTGGTGGCGGTTTCGCACTCCGTCGTCGTGGAAATGCTACGAAATAA
- a CDS encoding UTP--glucose-1-phosphate uridylyltransferase: MDTPIENHPHLVKTVVVPAAGLGTRFLPATKTVPKELLPVVDTPGIELIADEAVKLGATRLAVVTSPSKQGILAHFNRFPALEETLIEEGKMDFLAKVVRSAEIINVTPVIQNKPLGLGHAVGLTEDVLDADESVVAVMLPDDLVLPCGIMNDMAAVRAEFGGSVLCAFEVSDDKVSDYGIFAVESTASDDVHRVTGMVEKPELADAPSRFAAAGRYLLDREIFAALKRITPGAGGELQLTDAIQLLIDEGHPVHILIHRGKRHDLGNPRGYIPACVDFGIRHPEYGPTLLRDIKAIIAEFEEE; the protein is encoded by the coding sequence ATGGATACCCCGATCGAAAATCACCCCCACTTGGTTAAGACGGTTGTAGTTCCGGCGGCCGGACTGGGCACTCGCTTCCTCCCGGCCACCAAAACCGTTCCTAAGGAACTGCTGCCGGTGGTCGACACCCCTGGCATCGAACTGATTGCTGATGAGGCCGTCAAGCTGGGAGCTACGCGGCTCGCAGTGGTTACTTCACCTTCTAAACAAGGCATTTTGGCGCACTTCAATCGTTTTCCAGCATTAGAGGAAACCCTGATTGAAGAGGGCAAGATGGATTTCTTGGCCAAAGTGGTGCGTTCTGCGGAGATCATTAATGTCACCCCGGTTATTCAAAATAAGCCGCTGGGATTAGGCCATGCTGTCGGGCTGACTGAAGATGTTTTAGATGCCGATGAATCTGTAGTGGCAGTTATGTTGCCAGATGATTTGGTGCTGCCTTGTGGCATCATGAACGATATGGCTGCCGTCCGGGCCGAATTTGGCGGTTCAGTACTTTGTGCCTTCGAAGTAAGTGATGACAAGGTTTCTGATTACGGCATATTTGCTGTTGAAAGTACAGCATCTGATGATGTGCATCGGGTTACTGGAATGGTGGAAAAACCAGAGCTAGCAGATGCACCTTCGCGTTTTGCTGCAGCGGGGCGGTATTTATTAGATCGCGAGATTTTTGCGGCACTCAAACGCATTACCCCTGGTGCTGGCGGGGAATTGCAGTTAACTGATGCCATCCAATTGCTTATCGATGAAGGCCATCCGGTACATATTCTTATTCACCGCGGTAAACGCCATGATTTAGGAAATCCGCGCGGCTATATTCCAGCTTGTGTAGACTTTGGTATTCGTCACCCAGAATACGGGCCCACACTCTTGCGCGATATCAAGGCAATTATCGCTGAGTTCGAGGAAGAATAA
- a CDS encoding MogA/MoaB family molybdenum cofactor biosynthesis protein, giving the protein MNELPLDLEPDPAFFSSLGIEPLPLPRALAVIVADHLPNAGKDTASLLTELLEEAGFTVDGVVNVAAARKEVRRAIDTGVIGGADLVITVGGTGVGARDITPEVTREVLDQEVPGVSQALRFSGLACGSVEAATSRGIAGISGQTVVVNIADSRAAIRDSMATLGPLVQHLIAELRKFAVAD; this is encoded by the coding sequence ATGAACGAATTGCCCTTGGATCTTGAACCAGACCCGGCTTTCTTTTCTAGCTTGGGTATTGAACCGCTACCTTTACCGCGGGCTTTGGCGGTAATCGTTGCTGATCATTTGCCAAACGCTGGCAAAGATACTGCTTCTTTATTGACTGAATTACTTGAAGAAGCTGGCTTTACTGTGGATGGGGTGGTAAATGTTGCTGCCGCCCGAAAAGAAGTACGCCGTGCTATTGATACCGGGGTAATTGGGGGTGCTGACCTGGTGATTACTGTTGGAGGTACTGGGGTAGGAGCGCGCGATATTACCCCTGAGGTGACTCGGGAGGTGCTCGATCAAGAAGTGCCAGGAGTTAGCCAGGCTTTGCGTTTTTCTGGCTTAGCGTGTGGTTCTGTAGAAGCTGCGACTTCTCGTGGTATTGCCGGTATTTCTGGGCAAACTGTGGTGGTAAATATTGCTGATTCCAGGGCAGCTATTCGCGATAGCATGGCCACTTTGGGCCCGTTGGTGCAGCATCTAATTGCGGAGCTGCGTAAATTTGCGGTGGCAGATTAA
- a CDS encoding SAF domain-containing protein translates to MTLLLPGWHRTQFLRRIAAAALVLLALLLFLSPKSTISVATTSRAIPAGQHLSAADISWRNFPAELIPAEAIQKDKHAESLSAPDIIGATILSATTAGEIITSARLLNESTAAELLGSPDATLVPVTLLNKQIANTLRHGDTVSVVTSATDGSALIIAAGARVVAVQEGATLLLALAATEANQVAAAALNSPLTITITQR, encoded by the coding sequence GTGACCCTTTTACTGCCTGGATGGCACCGCACCCAATTCCTGCGCCGTATTGCCGCCGCCGCCCTCGTTCTTTTGGCGCTTTTATTATTCCTAAGCCCCAAATCCACCATTTCAGTAGCTACCACCAGCCGGGCGATTCCTGCCGGACAACACTTAAGTGCTGCAGATATTTCTTGGCGTAATTTTCCGGCGGAATTAATACCTGCTGAGGCAATACAAAAAGATAAGCACGCAGAATCCTTAAGCGCCCCAGATATTATTGGCGCTACTATCCTTTCAGCAACTACTGCTGGCGAAATAATAACCAGTGCTCGTTTATTAAATGAAAGTACTGCAGCTGAACTACTTGGCAGCCCCGATGCCACCCTAGTGCCAGTAACGCTTTTAAATAAGCAAATAGCCAATACTTTACGTCATGGTGATACAGTATCTGTTGTCACGTCCGCAACTGATGGCTCTGCACTTATCATTGCCGCAGGTGCGCGCGTTGTAGCTGTGCAAGAAGGCGCGACATTACTTTTGGCACTAGCAGCAACAGAAGCAAATCAAGTTGCCGCCGCTGCACTAAATTCACCGCTAACTATTACTATTACGCAGCGCTGA
- a CDS encoding 5-formyltetrahydrofolate cyclo-ligase — protein sequence MDKTSLRTLVLSKRNIARVAADNSIAANCADLARGLPLVAAYSPQIGEPGGSFLLQTLAQLTTVVLPVTTSQGLQWRRYTGSLNPGKFGIGEPTGEEVSLAHCHLQFVPALAFSRAGIRLGRGGGYYDRALANSSVPRAGVVYAEEVFADIPHEPHDLSVQWIITEEGTTAALTQSN from the coding sequence ATGGATAAAACTTCGCTGCGCACCCTGGTGCTTTCTAAACGCAACATTGCCCGCGTGGCAGCAGATAATTCCATAGCCGCCAACTGCGCAGATTTAGCAAGAGGCCTTCCATTAGTGGCCGCCTATTCCCCCCAAATTGGGGAACCAGGAGGAAGCTTTCTTCTTCAAACCCTAGCCCAGCTAACCACGGTAGTACTGCCAGTTACTACCTCTCAAGGATTACAGTGGCGACGCTATACCGGATCTTTAAACCCAGGAAAATTTGGTATTGGCGAGCCCACGGGGGAGGAAGTTTCCCTAGCGCATTGCCACCTACAGTTTGTACCCGCCCTAGCCTTTAGCCGTGCTGGAATTAGGCTTGGGCGCGGGGGTGGATACTATGATCGCGCTCTGGCAAATAGTTCAGTGCCGCGCGCTGGCGTGGTCTATGCCGAAGAAGTATTCGCAGATATCCCCCACGAACCCCATGATTTATCAGTGCAGTGGATTATTACTGAAGAAGGAACCACGGCAGCTTTAACGCAGTCTAATTAA